In Paenibacillus dendritiformis, the DNA window GAAGCAATATGAAACGTTGTTTTCTTGGGATTGATGATGACGTGTTGGTCAGCAATGCCCGTTATGGCTTTTAATTTTTTGGCTAGACCAATCGCGATCTTTGATTCTCCAAAGCCAACTTCTGCACATGCATGACCCGTTTCGTTTTTTTTCCACTCAACCATCAATCCAAGTCCAGGCTCCTGAATATCAGGGCGAATTTTCCACATGCTCCCCCATCTTACAGGCGTCTTAATCGCGGGATCAAAATGGCTGGAAAGTGTGACCCCAACCATCGCATGGATTTCCTCGGTTTTTTTATGTTTCGCAATCACAAAATTGTATTTGTTGCTAGCTTTATCATAATGTTGCCATGATAAAAATTCAGGTGATCTCACAAAAATATGATTCTTTTTCCAATAGGTATCAATAAATGCAACTACATCGCCAATTCGATCGACAGGGCAAAATTCAAATACATATCGATCCTCGAAATAAGGTAAGTACTTTTTGAATTGTGAATGTTTCATAGGTCATTAATCCATATAATCGAGAATATCTTGAACAGATGTAAATGAGCGGATCGTATCACCCGAAAGAGGTTTCTTGCATTCTTCCTCCATCATCACAATTAATGATAGCTTGGCCATGGAGTCCCAGCTCTCAATATCATCCAACAGCGTGTCGGCATTAATTTCTCCCGCCTCCACCTCCAGCAATTCCTCTAATAATTTCATTTTTTTACTGAGTTCCATCATTAATTCCTCCAAAAATGTATGATATTTGGTAGTTCACTCCTGTACATTTAAGGCTGGGTCGTCATAAAATTCATCCGTATAGATCATAGGCAGTATATTTTCGGCTAGTAAGCTTGCACTCATTACCCCCCATGACAACCCTACGCCAAATCCGCTCATCAGCGCCTGAATCTCACCGCGATCCTGTGCACCATAACGATCGACAAGCGATAAAGGTATCGAGGCACCGCTAGTGTTTCCATATCGATCGATGCTGACAAGCAGTTGTTCAGGGCTTGCCTTTACACGTTTGGCAATTTGCTGTAACATGAAGAGATTGGCCTGGTGCAAAGCAAGACAATCATAGTCTGAAATCGATTTATTTTGTCCAAGCAAAAACTCATGGATATGCTTAGGGATATCCGTGATACTGAAGTTGAATACATCCGTGCCCTTCATAATCGGATAAGCATAACTTCTGTGGCCAAGAGCGAGTTCTTCAGGAGTTAAGGTCATGGCTCGAAATGCACCATTCGGTATCATAATCGCATCATATCTGCTGCCATCTGAACGCAAAGCGATTTCGATCGAGCGGGCCTGTACGGATTTTTCAATGAGAATGGCTGCCGTTCCATCCCCGAACAACAAGGAAGATACGCGGTCTTCTTGCGAGCCCAGCTTGCTGGATGTATCCCCGACGATGCACAGGGCACGCTCACAATTTAAGCTGGTTAAGAGTGAACAAGCACTGTGCACGCCATAGATGAACCCGGAGCAGCCCAAGTTAATATCCATTGCCGCACAGTCAACGGTTAGACCTAAACGCTGGTGTAAAATGGAGGCGGTTGCTGGCACCCTGTAATCCGGTGTCTGTGTTACATAGAGCAACACGCCAATGCTTGAGGGGTCAATCTGTTTCGTTTGTAATATTGCTCTTGCAGCGACATAGCCCAAATCGGAAGAGAGTTGCTTGCGAGTTGATTGGCGTGAACGTTTAACGCCTACCATTTTGATGGTTTTTTCCACAACGTCCTTGCCAAACTTCTCATATAGTTCTTCTGCGGTAACTTCCTGCGTTGGTGTTGCACACGCAATGCCGGCAATTTGTAAGTTATTGAACTTACTGAGTAGCATCGTTCATCCTCCTTTCCGGCTATAACCACAAATTAGTTGAATGATTCAACGCGAAGTAGTGCTATACCAAAACACTAGCATCCACAGATAAAATATGCCCGGTGATGTAACTGGACATACCACTGGCCAGAAACACACAGGCATCAGCGATTTCTCTCGGTTGACCCAGCCTGCCAAACGGGATATGGTCGAGGTGTACCTGAAGATGCTTCTCACCGATCGAGCGCATCATATCGGTGTCAATCATGCCAGGCGCGATTGCGTTTACACGAATGCCTTTTGGTGCAAGTTCCTTTGCAGCTGTCTTGGTCAGCGATATGATAGCACCTTTCGTAGCTGAATAAACGAGTTGACCAGGGTTCCCTGTTATTCCTACAACTGATGACAAATTGATAATGCTGCCACACTTTTGAGTGATCATCAGCTTGCTGGCTAATTGCAACATTTCCATCGTTCCAAAGACGTTCACAGCGAACAGTTGTTCCATTAGCGAGCGACTGATCGTTCCGATGAGCGCATCTTTCATCATACCCGCATTATTGACCAAAACATCCAATCGATTCGCTTCCTTCTTGATCTTCAAAAAGGCTTTTCTTGCCTGTGCCACATCAGCAACATCGAAATAAAGCGGCACGACCTGAGTATGCTCGGCACAATATTCATCGAGACATCCTTCTACGCTATCATTAGCGTAAATAAGTTGCGCGCCTTCTTCTACAAAGCGTTCAAGTGTAGCGCGTCCGATTCCCTTTCCGGCACCGGTAATAAAACAAATTTTACCTTGTAAAAGCATGACTCAACTCCTCTGAAGCAAGTTGCCTATGGTATCGATATCGCCATGGCCTGGGAATACCAACATATCCTGCCGCAATCCATATAAATAGGGTTGGGTAACCGATTGATACGCTTGGCGGTTTCCGCCTGGCAGTCGCGTTACGACAGGTGTTCCGTTAGTCAAACTATCACCCGTGAAAATAATGTGATTGTCCACCAGGATACATACGCTGCCAATTGAATGGCCCGGTGTTTCTCGAACATACACATGATGGCCAAACCAAGTGAGTTCCAGTTCGTTTGTAAATATTTGATCGGCTTTGCAACTGTAAGGCTG includes these proteins:
- a CDS encoding phosphopantetheine-binding protein, translated to MMELSKKMKLLEELLEVEAGEINADTLLDDIESWDSMAKLSLIVMMEEECKKPLSGDTIRSFTSVQDILDYMD
- a CDS encoding 3-oxoacyl-ACP synthase III family protein; this translates as MLLSKFNNLQIAGIACATPTQEVTAEELYEKFGKDVVEKTIKMVGVKRSRQSTRKQLSSDLGYVAARAILQTKQIDPSSIGVLLYVTQTPDYRVPATASILHQRLGLTVDCAAMDINLGCSGFIYGVHSACSLLTSLNCERALCIVGDTSSKLGSQEDRVSSLLFGDGTAAILIEKSVQARSIEIALRSDGSRYDAIMIPNGAFRAMTLTPEELALGHRSYAYPIMKGTDVFNFSITDIPKHIHEFLLGQNKSISDYDCLALHQANLFMLQQIAKRVKASPEQLLVSIDRYGNTSGASIPLSLVDRYGAQDRGEIQALMSGFGVGLSWGVMSASLLAENILPMIYTDEFYDDPALNVQE
- a CDS encoding SDR family NAD(P)-dependent oxidoreductase, which gives rise to MLLQGKICFITGAGKGIGRATLERFVEEGAQLIYANDSVEGCLDEYCAEHTQVVPLYFDVADVAQARKAFLKIKKEANRLDVLVNNAGMMKDALIGTISRSLMEQLFAVNVFGTMEMLQLASKLMITQKCGSIINLSSVVGITGNPGQLVYSATKGAIISLTKTAAKELAPKGIRVNAIAPGMIDTDMMRSIGEKHLQVHLDHIPFGRLGQPREIADACVFLASGMSSYITGHILSVDASVLV